Proteins found in one Brachyspira murdochii DSM 12563 genomic segment:
- a CDS encoding pyridoxal phosphate-dependent aminotransferase, which translates to MELNKNILQVPYSLIRELTEKAQKKENAIMLTIGEPDLMPPKELIDYGCQYAQTHALTYTQSGGSEHLRSLVAKHYNKYYGSDVNANNVTMHIGSMEGISSVFRTILNIDDEVIIPTPFFSPYEQAVKLSYGKPVFLDTRDDHLVLKPENIERVITNKTKAILFSNPGNPSGYMLKKEEMDELVKYFEKKDIFIIADEIYSAISFYPFTSFASYPSIKDKVIVLNGFSKSHSMTGWRIGYSIAPEEVRKYIVNASFNNVGSMVSLSCAIAEYALENYPIIESFRDIYKERAFFLAKELNDLGFDVIEPRGAFYLFVGYSKFSNEPSLDFSLKLLDNTGVAVVPGVAFGSENYFRIALTQDIPLLKEAAKKIKEFITK; encoded by the coding sequence ATGGAACTCAATAAAAATATACTTCAAGTACCTTACTCTCTTATAAGGGAACTTACAGAAAAAGCACAAAAAAAAGAAAATGCTATAATGCTTACGATAGGCGAACCAGACTTAATGCCTCCAAAAGAACTTATTGATTACGGCTGTCAGTATGCTCAAACACATGCTCTAACTTATACTCAGTCTGGCGGAAGCGAGCATTTAAGAAGTTTAGTTGCAAAGCACTATAATAAATATTACGGCTCTGATGTTAATGCTAATAATGTTACTATGCATATAGGATCTATGGAAGGTATATCATCAGTATTTAGAACTATACTTAATATAGATGATGAAGTTATAATACCTACTCCATTTTTCTCTCCTTATGAGCAGGCTGTAAAACTTTCTTACGGTAAGCCAGTATTTTTGGATACTAGAGATGATCATTTGGTATTAAAGCCAGAAAATATAGAAAGAGTTATTACTAATAAAACTAAAGCTATACTATTCAGCAATCCGGGCAATCCTTCCGGATATATGCTAAAAAAAGAGGAGATGGATGAGCTTGTAAAATACTTTGAGAAAAAAGATATTTTTATTATAGCTGATGAAATATATTCTGCTATATCATTTTATCCTTTTACATCATTTGCTTCATATCCTTCAATAAAAGACAAAGTTATAGTATTAAATGGTTTTTCAAAATCGCATTCTATGACTGGCTGGAGAATAGGATACAGTATAGCACCTGAAGAAGTAAGAAAATATATAGTTAATGCAAGCTTTAACAATGTAGGAAGTATGGTTTCTCTTTCATGTGCTATAGCAGAGTATGCTTTAGAAAACTATCCTATAATAGAGAGTTTCAGAGATATTTATAAAGAACGTGCCTTCTTCTTAGCCAAAGAATTAAACGATTTAGGATTTGATGTGATAGAGCCGAGAGGAGCATTTTATTTATTTGTAGGCTATTCTAAATTTTCAAATGAGCCTTCACTCGATTTTTCTCTTAAGCTTTTAGATAATACAGGAGTTGCTGTAGTACCGGGTGTTGCTTTCGGAAGTGAAAATTATTTTAGAATAGCTTTAACTCAGGATATACCTTTATTAAAAGAAGCTGCTAAAAAAATAAAAGAGTTCATAACTAAATAA
- the dapB gene encoding 4-hydroxy-tetrahydrodipicolinate reductase: MKIMIHGTGVMSSMLKEVIEKDGEFEISAFVDDFTDEKGDMIIDFSHFSRLPAMIDYGVKNNIPMVICTTGYDETVLAKIVEASTHVPIVLSSNTCIGMNLMNEIVAKIAPLLTGFDIEIIETHHNRKVDSPSGTAKSLYNVINDALDNQMSLVNGRNGLHIRDKKEIGIHSVRGGSVVGEHKVIFFGDDEIIEIKHTSTSRRIFANGAVKAAKFLMGKKPGLYRMKEVLS, encoded by the coding sequence ATGAAAATAATGATACATGGAACAGGAGTGATGAGCTCTATGTTAAAAGAAGTTATAGAAAAAGATGGAGAGTTTGAAATATCTGCCTTTGTTGATGATTTTACTGATGAAAAAGGCGACATGATAATCGACTTCTCTCATTTCTCTAGGCTTCCAGCTATGATAGACTATGGTGTAAAAAATAATATACCTATGGTTATCTGTACTACTGGTTATGATGAAACTGTACTTGCAAAAATAGTTGAAGCTTCTACTCATGTGCCTATAGTATTATCTTCTAATACTTGTATAGGTATGAATTTGATGAATGAAATTGTTGCTAAAATTGCACCTCTATTAACTGGTTTTGATATTGAAATTATAGAAACTCACCATAATAGAAAAGTGGACTCTCCAAGCGGTACTGCTAAAAGTCTTTATAATGTTATTAATGATGCTTTGGATAATCAAATGTCATTAGTTAATGGAAGAAATGGTTTGCATATAAGAGATAAAAAAGAAATAGGAATACATTCTGTAAGGGGAGGTTCTGTTGTAGGAGAGCATAAAGTTATTTTCTTTGGTGATGATGAAATTATAGAAATAAAACACACTTCTACTTCAAGAAGAATATTTGCTAATGGTGCTGTTAAAGCTGCTAAATTCCTTATGGGTAAAAAACCGGGTCTTTATAGAATGAAAGAAGTTTTGTCATAA
- a CDS encoding 2-oxoacid:acceptor oxidoreductase family protein, protein MKLPKVNDLGFFEIRLESIGGMGANSAGKMLAEVGVLSQGFYGAAFSSYGSEKKGSPVKSFVRFSEEEVRVNSTVEEPHVVAVFHMNLLKNPLTLAGVKEDAIVIFNTNKTPDEARDFAKLHGGKVVCVDAIKIANDLKLPSQAANTIIMGAMVNQLDFIDSAKFEEQIRKQFGGRKAELVEPNIEAFRKGGSESVVKDFPADGKYPYIPYKKPEPVYGKNNQLTGGYISAAGNSTLKDLQVTRTGHIPVFNPKNCIDCANCEVVCPDLCIVWEKGPDRKDASKIAMNMMGIDYQYCKGCLKCVRACPKGPYAAKQYPKEEQALRIEVEAECNVPELTYSRYKK, encoded by the coding sequence GTGAAACTCCCAAAAGTCAATGATTTAGGCTTTTTCGAGATACGTCTCGAAAGTATCGGTGGAATGGGTGCTAATAGTGCAGGTAAAATGCTTGCAGAAGTAGGCGTTTTATCACAAGGTTTCTATGGTGCTGCATTCTCTAGCTATGGTTCAGAAAAAAAAGGTTCACCTGTTAAATCTTTTGTAAGATTCTCAGAAGAAGAAGTTAGAGTGAACTCTACTGTAGAAGAACCACATGTTGTGGCAGTATTCCACATGAATCTTCTTAAAAACCCACTTACTTTAGCTGGTGTTAAAGAAGATGCTATTGTTATCTTCAATACTAATAAAACTCCTGATGAAGCAAGAGACTTTGCTAAATTACATGGCGGTAAAGTAGTTTGTGTTGATGCTATAAAAATCGCTAATGATTTAAAACTTCCTTCTCAGGCAGCTAATACTATCATAATGGGTGCTATGGTTAATCAGCTTGATTTTATAGATTCTGCTAAATTTGAAGAGCAAATCAGAAAACAATTCGGCGGAAGAAAAGCTGAATTAGTAGAACCTAATATTGAAGCTTTCAGAAAAGGCGGAAGCGAATCTGTAGTTAAAGATTTCCCTGCAGACGGAAAATATCCTTATATACCTTATAAAAAACCAGAACCTGTTTATGGTAAAAACAACCAATTGACAGGCGGTTATATAAGTGCCGCTGGCAACTCTACTCTAAAAGATTTACAAGTAACTCGTACAGGTCATATTCCAGTATTCAATCCTAAAAACTGTATTGACTGTGCTAACTGTGAAGTTGTTTGTCCAGACCTTTGTATAGTTTGGGAAAAAGGACCAGACAGAAAAGATGCAAGCAAAATAGCTATGAATATGATGGGTATTGATTATCAATATTGTAAAGGCTGCTTAAAATGCGTAAGAGCTTGTCCTAAAGGACCTTATGCTGCTAAACAATATCCTAAAGAAGAACAAGCTTTAAGAATTGAAGTAGAAGCAGAATGCAATGTACCAGAACTTACATACAGTCGTTATAAAAAATAA
- a CDS encoding thiamine pyrophosphate-dependent enzyme, producing the protein MANKYNLAEQENILESGNELAAIAAAQINYHVMGYYPITPSTQIAEYLDEMKANGRHTVCMIPGDGEHGAAGICYGAATAGGRVFNATSANGLLFAMEQLPVQSGTRFPMVLNVVNRTVSGPLDIKCDQSDIMMALNTGWIIIMAHTTQMVYDFNIFALKIAERAKLPIIVSSDGFFTSHQKKKIHLFKNDKDVQDFLGKYTPEVTSVEPGKNPVTIGPYMNEDELTGSKLQLSQALEDARAIILDVFEEFASFSGRKYSPIETYNMEDAEVALMLCGSAYETGTLAVDEMRKANPNLKIGAFAITQIRPFPEKELQKLLANVKVVVVGDRQDSYSGMGGNMSTEIRAALKNDPNNKSSIVSRVYGLGGTEFTLEKAKELFDLGLKELANPGSVEKHSYLEQYMGDPNVKMKPIHEPLTLESQKSGITVTMNEQTHKLEVKTPPLRELTGKAYRYAQGHGACNGCGIFSGINTFMKGIEGEVVLLVHTGCSMVVTTGYPYSSYRTTYVHNLFQNGAATLSGIVEMYHERKRRGEIEGPEDPTFIMVTGDGGHDIGMGPSIGAAIRNHKMIILEYDNEGYMNTGNQLSFSTPLGHRTSTSNVGKAEVGKQFNHKDVAQIFAGCHIPYVATGCEAYPLDLVKKAAKAQWYANHHGTAFVKLLIACPLNWKSPDDMGKDVIKAAVDCCFFPLYEIEHGITTITNMVADDKKQPVTEWLKMMGKTKHLLKHQDLLDAFQKEVDRRWYRLKAMHESPLL; encoded by the coding sequence ATGGCTAATAAATATAATCTTGCTGAACAAGAAAACATACTTGAAAGTGGTAATGAATTAGCAGCCATTGCAGCCGCTCAAATCAATTATCACGTTATGGGTTATTACCCAATTACGCCTTCTACTCAGATTGCTGAGTACTTAGACGAAATGAAAGCTAACGGAAGACACACAGTATGCATGATACCTGGTGATGGTGAACATGGTGCTGCAGGTATATGTTACGGTGCTGCTACTGCAGGAGGAAGAGTATTTAATGCTACTTCTGCTAACGGTCTTCTTTTTGCTATGGAGCAATTACCTGTACAATCAGGTACTAGATTCCCTATGGTATTAAATGTTGTAAACAGAACAGTTTCTGGTCCGCTAGACATTAAATGTGACCAATCCGACATAATGATGGCTCTTAACACTGGTTGGATTATCATTATGGCTCATACTACTCAAATGGTTTATGACTTCAATATCTTTGCTTTGAAAATCGCTGAAAGAGCTAAATTACCTATTATAGTTTCTTCTGACGGTTTCTTTACTTCTCACCAAAAGAAAAAAATTCACCTATTCAAAAATGATAAAGATGTTCAGGATTTCTTAGGTAAATATACTCCAGAAGTTACTTCTGTTGAACCTGGAAAAAATCCTGTTACAATCGGACCTTACATGAATGAAGATGAATTAACAGGAAGTAAATTACAGCTTTCTCAAGCTTTAGAAGATGCTCGTGCTATAATTTTAGATGTATTTGAAGAGTTTGCTTCTTTCTCTGGAAGAAAATACTCTCCTATAGAAACTTACAATATGGAAGATGCTGAAGTAGCTTTAATGCTTTGCGGTTCTGCTTATGAAACTGGTACTTTGGCTGTTGATGAAATGAGAAAAGCTAATCCTAATCTTAAAATTGGTGCTTTTGCTATTACTCAAATTCGTCCTTTCCCAGAAAAAGAATTACAAAAATTACTTGCTAATGTTAAAGTAGTTGTTGTAGGAGACAGACAAGATTCATACTCTGGTATGGGCGGTAATATGTCTACCGAAATCAGAGCTGCTCTTAAAAATGATCCTAATAACAAATCTTCTATCGTTAGCAGAGTTTATGGTCTTGGCGGTACTGAGTTTACTTTGGAAAAAGCTAAAGAATTATTCGATTTAGGTTTGAAAGAATTAGCTAATCCAGGTTCTGTAGAAAAACATTCTTACTTAGAACAATATATGGGCGATCCTAATGTTAAAATGAAACCTATACATGAACCTCTTACTTTGGAAAGCCAAAAATCCGGCATCACTGTTACTATGAATGAACAAACTCATAAACTTGAAGTTAAAACTCCTCCTCTTAGAGAATTAACTGGTAAAGCTTATCGTTATGCTCAAGGTCATGGTGCTTGTAACGGCTGCGGTATTTTCTCTGGTATCAATACTTTCATGAAAGGTATAGAAGGCGAAGTTGTTCTTTTGGTACATACTGGTTGTTCTATGGTTGTTACTACAGGTTATCCTTACAGCTCTTACAGAACTACTTATGTTCACAACTTGTTCCAAAATGGTGCTGCTACTCTTTCTGGTATAGTAGAAATGTATCATGAAAGAAAAAGAAGAGGTGAAATCGAAGGACCAGAAGATCCTACTTTCATAATGGTTACTGGAGACGGCGGTCATGACATAGGTATGGGACCTTCTATTGGTGCTGCTATAAGAAATCACAAAATGATTATATTAGAATATGATAATGAAGGATACATGAACACTGGTAACCAATTATCATTCTCTACTCCATTGGGACACAGAACTTCTACTTCTAACGTTGGTAAAGCTGAAGTTGGTAAACAATTCAACCACAAAGATGTAGCTCAAATATTTGCTGGATGTCATATCCCTTATGTTGCTACCGGCTGTGAAGCTTATCCATTAGATTTAGTTAAAAAAGCTGCTAAAGCTCAATGGTATGCTAACCATCATGGTACTGCTTTTGTTAAACTTCTTATTGCTTGTCCATTAAACTGGAAATCTCCAGATGACATGGGTAAAGATGTTATCAAAGCTGCTGTTGACTGCTGTTTCTTCCCATTGTATGAAATAGAACATGGTATCACTACTATCACTAATATGGTAGCTGATGATAAAAAACAGCCTGTTACTGAATGGCTTAAAATGATGGGTAAAACTAAACACCTTCTTAAACATCAAGACTTACTTGATGCATTCCAAAAAGAAGTTGATAGAAGATGGTATCGCTTAAAAGCTATGCATGAAAGTCCTCTTCTATAA
- a CDS encoding methyl-accepting chemotaxis protein: MKKRFNSLSVQIPIVVNIFIAVLLFVSIFTLLKMSSKAIDDASYNGFATTIKGYSTFFDSLVENQLILSDTYSSFTFVINYMQNRNAEDEANMLSVLKLMSAKNPYVKSLALLEKDGTIMNNSEGNNTDVGKNVSSLYSDLWRKYDAVKKPTLSDSIYKDSDGKWITVIISPITSRTDNSYLGGLLVVLDWQKVIDEVSETAGEVLTHWIRLWVFNKDTLLVMHNVPSEVGKLAPVEVKTIVNNTEGKLEFQNDGMTKVCLYTSIKNQPWKVAFSMPLSFIEQESSRILKVGIVIGVVGIILSFVVGFLYIRNLMSPLKILVEEAEEMSEGKFILRQFRFKKNEIGDIAYSFKHMRDALSKIINEVNDTSEKINNAALTLTNGSDDLSSRTEAQAASLEETSSAIEEMASTIKSSASHSVEGNDMMMASRDAVENGANVIAETTKNIEEVYEASEKIKNITKTIEDIAFQTNILALNASVEAARAGDQGRGFAVVASEVRNLAQNSQASAKDITLLIENIYDKINKSAETARESQKIFDDIQSKIESTAKIMQEISTTAVEQQTGVDQVNIAVSKIDGITQQNASLVDETSTSAKELLEQAQNLKQIMTFFKMD; encoded by the coding sequence ATGAAAAAGAGATTTAACAGCTTATCTGTACAAATTCCAATAGTCGTAAATATTTTTATAGCAGTTCTTCTTTTTGTATCCATTTTTACTTTATTAAAAATGTCAAGCAAAGCAATAGACGATGCTTCATACAATGGATTTGCAACTACTATAAAAGGATACTCTACATTTTTTGATTCATTAGTTGAAAATCAATTAATATTATCAGACACGTATTCATCTTTTACATTTGTTATAAACTATATGCAAAATAGAAATGCGGAAGATGAAGCTAATATGCTTTCTGTATTAAAATTAATGTCTGCTAAAAATCCGTATGTAAAAAGTTTGGCATTGCTAGAAAAAGACGGAACAATAATGAATAACTCCGAAGGTAATAATACCGATGTAGGAAAAAATGTATCTAGTTTATACTCTGATTTATGGAGAAAATATGATGCTGTAAAAAAGCCTACTCTATCAGATTCTATATATAAAGACTCTGATGGAAAGTGGATTACTGTTATTATATCTCCAATAACTTCAAGGACTGATAATAGTTACTTAGGAGGATTATTAGTAGTATTAGACTGGCAGAAAGTTATAGATGAAGTATCTGAAACTGCAGGAGAGGTTCTTACTCATTGGATAAGATTATGGGTATTTAATAAAGATACTTTGCTTGTAATGCATAATGTGCCTAGCGAGGTTGGAAAACTTGCTCCTGTAGAAGTAAAAACAATTGTTAATAATACAGAAGGAAAATTGGAATTCCAAAATGACGGTATGACTAAAGTATGCTTGTATACAAGTATTAAAAATCAGCCTTGGAAAGTAGCTTTCTCTATGCCTCTTAGCTTTATAGAACAGGAAAGCTCAAGAATATTAAAAGTAGGTATTGTAATAGGGGTTGTAGGAATTATATTAAGTTTTGTAGTAGGTTTCTTGTATATAAGGAACTTAATGAGCCCTCTAAAGATACTCGTTGAAGAAGCTGAAGAGATGTCTGAAGGTAAATTTATACTTAGACAATTTAGATTTAAGAAAAATGAAATAGGTGATATTGCTTATTCATTTAAGCATATGAGAGATGCTTTATCAAAAATAATTAATGAAGTTAATGATACTTCAGAAAAAATAAATAATGCAGCTTTAACTCTTACTAATGGAAGTGATGACTTATCTTCAAGAACAGAAGCTCAAGCTGCTAGTCTTGAAGAGACTTCATCTGCTATAGAAGAGATGGCTTCTACTATAAAATCATCTGCTTCGCATTCTGTTGAAGGAAATGATATGATGATGGCTTCTAGGGATGCAGTTGAAAATGGTGCTAATGTAATTGCCGAAACTACTAAAAATATAGAAGAAGTTTATGAAGCAAGTGAAAAAATAAAAAATATTACTAAAACTATAGAAGACATTGCATTTCAGACTAATATACTTGCTCTTAATGCTTCAGTAGAGGCAGCACGGGCAGGTGATCAGGGAAGAGGTTTTGCTGTAGTAGCAAGCGAGGTAAGAAACTTGGCTCAAAACTCTCAGGCTTCTGCTAAAGATATAACTTTGCTTATAGAAAATATATACGATAAGATTAATAAATCTGCAGAAACAGCCAGAGAATCACAAAAGATATTTGATGATATACAATCAAAAATAGAAAGCACTGCAAAAATAATGCAGGAAATAAGTACTACAGCAGTAGAACAGCAGACTGGAGTAGATCAGGTAAATATTGCAGTATCAAAGATAGATGGTATTACTCAGCAAAATGCTTCTTTAGTTGATGAAACCAGTACATCTGCTAAAGAACTATTAGAACAGGCTCAAAATCTAAAACAGATTATGACTTTCTTTAAAATGGACTAA
- the dapD gene encoding 2,3,4,5-tetrahydropyridine-2,6-dicarboxylate N-acetyltransferase, with product MDMLEKSEDIIAYIKNSKKKTPVKAYIRGNLPNNIVTNTSVKIFSSGNFHFMVGEYEEIQNILTEYKKFIEDCYLENDRRNSGVPTLDYSTVNARIEPGAVIRDKVKIGDNAVIMMGAIINIGAEIGEGTMIDMGAVLGGRAIVGKNCHVGAGAVLAGVIEPPSAKPVIIEDNVVIGANAVIIEGVHVGKNAVIGAGAVVIEDVEENQVVAGNPAKVIKTKDEKTADKTKLVDDLRK from the coding sequence ATGGATATGTTAGAAAAGTCAGAAGATATTATTGCATATATTAAAAATTCTAAGAAAAAAACACCAGTAAAAGCATATATAAGAGGAAATTTACCTAATAATATAGTAACAAATACAAGCGTAAAAATTTTCTCATCTGGTAATTTCCACTTTATGGTTGGAGAATATGAAGAGATACAGAATATACTAACAGAATATAAAAAATTTATAGAAGACTGCTACTTGGAAAATGACAGAAGAAATTCTGGAGTTCCTACTTTGGATTATTCTACTGTTAATGCTAGAATTGAGCCTGGTGCTGTAATCAGAGATAAAGTAAAAATCGGAGATAATGCTGTTATAATGATGGGAGCTATTATCAATATAGGTGCTGAAATAGGCGAGGGTACTATGATAGATATGGGAGCTGTTTTAGGCGGACGTGCTATTGTGGGTAAAAACTGCCATGTAGGTGCTGGTGCTGTACTTGCTGGTGTTATTGAACCGCCTTCTGCTAAACCTGTTATTATAGAAGATAATGTTGTAATAGGAGCGAATGCCGTTATTATTGAAGGCGTACATGTGGGTAAAAATGCTGTTATTGGTGCTGGTGCTGTTGTTATAGAAGATGTTGAAGAAAATCAGGTGGTTGCGGGAAATCCTGCTAAAGTTATAAAAACTAAAGATGAAAAAACTGCTGATAAAACTAAATTGGTAGATGATTTAAGAAAATAA